The genomic DNA TGCTGGCCAATGAATCGGTGGAAGCCGTCCAGAAGCTGATCGCGGAGCTGTCGCCGCCGCCGGGCCTCAAGGTGTACGTCACCGGACCCACCGCCCTGGCGGCCGATCAGCAGATCTCCGGCGACCGCAGCGTCAAGATCATCGAAGGCGTCACGTTCCTCGTCATCATCACGATGCTGCTGCTGGTGTACCGGTCGATCATCACGGTGCTCCTGGTGCTGGCGATGGTCGTGATCGAGCTGTCGGTGGCCCGCGGGTTCGTCGCATTCCTGGGCTATCACAACCTGATCGGCCTCTCGACCTTCGCGACACAGCTTCTGGTCACGCTCGCGATCGCCGCGGCCACCGACTACGCAATCTTCTTGATAGGCCGATATCAGGAAGCCCGCAGTGTGGGCGAGGACCGCGAACAGGCCTATTACACGATGTTCCATGGCACCGCCCACGTGGTGCTCGGCTCCGGTATGACAATCGCCGGGGCGACATTGTGTCTGCATTTCACCCGGTTGCCCTATTTCCAGACCCTCGGTATCCCGATGGCCGTCGGTATGACCGTCACGGTGCTGGCGGCGTTGACGCTGGGACCCGCGGTCATCACGGTGGCCAGCCGGTTCGGCAAGGTGCTCGAGCCCAAACGTGCCATGCGCATCCGTTTCTGGCGTCGGCTGGGAGCCTTCGTGGTCCGCTGGCCGGGTCCGGTGCTGCTGGGCACCATCCTGCTGTCCTTGGTCGGTCTGCTGACCCTGCCGGGCTACCGGACCAATTACAACGACCGCAACTATCTGCCGACCGATCTGCCTGCGCAGGAGGGTTACGCCGCGGCCGACCGGCACTTCTCGGCGGCGAAGATGAACCCCGAGCTGTTGCTCATCGAAACCGATCACGACGTCCGCAATTCCGCGGACTTCCTGGTGATCGACAGGATCGCCAAGAAGATCTTCGAGGTGCCCGGGGTCGGGAGCGTGCAGGCCATCACCCGCCCGCAGGGTGAACCGCTGGAGTTCAGCACCATTCCCGCTCAGATGAGCATGGGTGGGGTCATGCAGACCATGAACCGCAAGTACCTCACCGACCGCGCCGACGACATGTTGCTGCAGGCCGACGAGATGCAGAAGACCATCAACACGATGGATCAGATGATCACGCTGATGGTGGAGATGAGCTCCATCACGCACAACATGGTCGGCAAGATGGACACGATGGTCGTCGACGTCAAGGAACTCCGGGACCACATCTCCGATTTCGACGACTTCCTGCGCCCGCTGCGCAATTACCTGTACTGGGAACCGCACTGCTACGACATCCCGGTCTGCTGGTCGATGCGCTCGGTGTTCGACGGCCTCGACGGTGTCGACGCCCTGACCGACAGCATCCAGGAACTGATGCCGGACATGCACCGGCTCGACGCCCTGATGCCGCAGATGGCCACGATGATGCAGCCGCAGATCGAGACGATGCGGACGATGAAGACGATGATGCTGACCATGTACCAGACCCAGAAGGGTCTGCAGGATCAAATGGCAGCGATGCAGGACAACCAGACCGCCATGGGCACGGCGTTCAACGACTCCAAGAACGACGACACTTTCTATCTGCCGCCGGAGATCTTCAACAACGCCGACTTCAAACGCGGTATGAAGAGCTTCATCTCCCCCGACGGAAAAGCGGTGCGCTTCATCATCTCTCACGAGGGTGACCCGCTGACGCCCGAAGGCATCGGACTCATCGACGGGATCAAGCTGGCCGCCAAGGAGGCCATGAAGAACACGCCGTTCGAGGGTTCCAAGATCTACATGGGCGGTACCGCGTCGGCCTTCAAGGACATGCAGGAGGGCAACAACTACGACCTGATCATCGCCGGGATCTCGGCGATGTGCCTGATCTTCATCATCATGCTGATCATCACGCGCAGCCTGGTAGCCGCCGCGGTGATCGTCGGTACCGTACTGGTGTCGCTGGGAACCTCGTTCGGATTGTCGGTTCTGGTGTGGCAGCACCTGTTGGGTATCGAACTGCACTTCATGGTGATGGCGATGGCGGTGATCGTGCTGTTGGCCGTCGGCGCGGATTACAACCTGCTGCTGGTGGCGCGACTCAAAGAGGAATTGCCCGCGGGTATCAACACCGGCATCATCCGGGCCATGGGCGGCAGCGGATCGGTGGTGACCGCGGCGGGACTGGTGTTCGCGTTCACCATGATGTCGATGGTCGTCAGCGAGATGATCGTGGTCGCCCAGGTGGGCTCGACGATCGGGCTCGGCCTGCTGTTCGACACCCTGGTGATCCGGTCGTTCATGACACCGTCGATCGCGGCCCTGATGGGCCGCTGGTTCTGGTGGCCGCAACTGGTGCGTCAGCGCCCGGCGCGCGGTGTGGTGGCGCGAGCGATGGAGCGCACCGGCCGCTGATGGTTCTGGCGGCCCTCCGCGCCGCGTAGTGTCTACGACATCGGGACCACACCAAGGTGGCTCAGGCTCACTCCATCGAGGTGTCACGCATGACCAGAAGTACTGAGGCAAAACAGCTTTCGTTAGGCGTGCTGGCGCACTCCCGGAAGCCCAACGAGCGCAGGCTGCCCATTCACCCGGCTCATTTCAGCCGGATCGATCCACCGATGCGGCAACGGATCTTCCTTGAGCGCGGCTATGGCGAGGAGTTCGGCGCCACCGATGACGTACTGGCCGAGTTGGTCGGCGGCATCAGGACCCGCGAGGAGATCATCGCGGACTGCGACATCATCCTGCTGCCCAAGGTGCAGGCGGAGGATCTGGCGGAGCTGAGGGTGGGACAAGTCGTCTGGGGGTGGCCGCACTGTGTGCAGGATGCCGCCCTCACGCAGATCGCGATCGACCGGCGGCTGACGCTGATCGCCTTCGAGGCGATGAACCACTGGCAGGCCGACGGTGGATTCGGTCTGCACGTCTTCCACAAGAACAACGAGCTCGCGGGTTACTGCTCCGTGCTGCACGCGATGCAACTGGCCGGAATCACCGGCAGCTACGGTCGTCGGCTCCGCGCCGCCGTCATCGGATTCGGTGCCACGGCCCGCGGCGCGGTCACCGCTCTCAATGCCCACGGCGTCGATGATGTCCATGTCCTGACGAACCGTGAGGTGGCGGCCGTCGGATCACCCATCCACTCGACGCAGATCGTGCAGATGGGACGCGACAAGGAAACTCCTGAGCGGACGTGGGCCGACACCCCAGCGGACGGCGTGGTGCCGGTGGCTCGTTTCCTTGCCGAGAACGACATCGTCGTCAACTGTGTCTTGCAAGATCCCAACGCTCCGCTCATCTTCGTCACCGAAGACGATCTGCCCATGTTCAGCCCAGGCAGCTTGCTCGTCGACGTCTCCTGCGATGCCGGCATGGGCTTCAGCTGGGCGCGCCCGAGCTCGTTCACCGACCCGGTCTGCATGGTGGCCAACGACGTCTACTACTACGCCGTGGACCACAGCCCGTCCTACCTATGGAACTCCGCGACATGGGAGATCAGCGAGGCGCTGATGCCGCACATCGAGACTGTGCTCGACGGCCCGGCAGCGTGGGATGCGGACAACACGATCTCGCGGGCCATCGAGATCCGCGAAGGCACCGTACGGAACCCCGACATCCTGAAATTTCAGCACCGTCAGGACGCCTACCCGCATCACGTCTTCCGGTAGATCCTCAGCTGACGGGTTCGGTGACAGCCGCGGTGATCAACAGGTCCGCGGCCGCGTCGACCCGCGCCCGGTCGGTGGTCACCAACCCGTCCTGGCACAGGCCACGCAAACCGGAGACCACCAGTGTCGCGCGCGCACGCGCGTCATCGGGGCCGTAACCGATCGCTGACAACGCCTCGGAGATGGGGGCGATCATGACCTCGACGGCCGTCCGGGCGGCCTCGCCATAGGTCTCGGGGTCGGTGATCGCCAGGCTGAGGACCTGAAGCAGCAACCGCACATTGCGACGGTCACCGCCGCGGGTCAGCGCCCGCCACAACTTCTGTGCGGAATCGACGAACTCGCCCGGGTTGGTGACACCGCTGAACATCTCCCCCAGCTGCGGGCGGCTCGCGTCCAGCGCCTGAACCAGTAACTGGGCACGATCACCGAAGTAGTACAGCAACATGCGCTTGCTGGTGCCCAGGGCCAGCGCCATCGGCGCCAGCGACATCTCGCCGATGCCGTGTTGTTCGAGGTAGCCCACAACGCCCTTCAGCAACTCTTCACGTTTGGCGGGGTCTGCGGTTCGGGGCACCCCTTGACTGTACCGATCGGTACATTTATAGTCAATAGCGTACCGGTCGGTACATTTTAGTGATTGAGGAGAAACTCATGACTGGGCTCCGAGTTGCCATTGTGGGCGCCGGCATCGGCGGTCTGACCGCTGCGATCGCCATGCGCGCCAACGGAATCGATGCGACCGTGTACGAGCAGGCGCACGAACTCAAGGCGCTCGGCGCGGGCGTCTCCATCGCGACGAACGGGTCGCGCATCCTCACCCGCCTCGGGGTGGGCGACGCGTTGGCAGCGATCGCCGGGCCGGTCACGCACTACCAGTTCCGTACCTGGCAGGCCGAACCGATCGCAGGCGAGCCCTCGACTCTCGGCTTCGGGGACCCCGCGAGCACCTGGTGCCTGCACCGCGGCGAGTTCCAGAGGGCGCTTGCCGACGCACTGCCCGCGGGGGCCCTGCGGTTGGGTCGCTCCTGCGTCGGGGCCACCGAGCATCGCGACGGGGTCCGTGTCGAATTCTCGGACGGCACAACGGTCGACGCGGACCTGCTCGTCGGCGCCGACGGTATCCACTCCCGCCTTCAGGGCAAAGTCACGCCCGCGGCCGCACCCGTGAGCGAGGGAATCATGGCCTACCGCGGGCTCATTCCCGCCGACCGGCTGCGCGGCGTCGCAGATATGACTGCCAGCTCCATGTGGCTGGGCCCCCGCCAGAGCTTCCTGGCCTACCCGGTATCCGCCGGCGAACTCCTCAACATCGTGGCGTTCGTCCCCACCAATCTCACCATCGCCGAATCCTGGACTGCCCCTGGTGAAGTCGCCGAGCTCGCCACTGCATATCACGGCTGGGATCCCCGGGTGCCGGCGATCATCGACGCGATGGATTCCACCTTCCGGTGGGGAATCTACGACCGCGAACCGTTGGATCGGTGGGCCACCGAACGGATCACCCTGCTGGGCGACAGTGCCCATGCGGTCACTCCGCACCTCGGACAAGGAGCCAATCAAGCCATCGAAGACGCAATGACGTTGGCCGTGCTCCTGCGTGGCGCGAAGCCCGGCGAGATCAGCGCGCGTCTGCGGCGGTACGAGGACCTACGGATGGACCGCACCGGCCATGTGCGCCGGCAGGCGCGGCACGCCGGGCGCATCTACCGCTCCACCGATCTCACCCCGCGGGCACAGGCTGACCAACTGCACGCGATCCTGGACAGCGTCGCCATCAACACCTACGACGCCGAGCGGGTCGCCGAGAACGCGGGGCTGGCCGCCTGAGGGGTCAAGTCCGCCGTTCGGCCTCGATGTAGGCCGCGAGGACGTCGGCCAGGGTCTCCAGCTCTCTCGACGAATCGATCGGTGTCGGCCAGACCATCTGGGCCACGACCAGACCGCGCAGTGTCGCCCAGATCAGGTTTCCGATCCCGGCGCCCTGCGGCGCGGACAGCCCTTCGGCCAGGTAGGAGCCCAGCCGGTTCAGGTGCTCCATCAGCTCGGCCAGGTGGGTGTTGGCCGAACTGTCCCGCATCCCCCGCGTCGAGATCAGGATCTCCAGGGCCGCCATCGACACCGGGCTGGAGAACGCCCGCCAGACGATATCGACGATTACCGCGGTGCGGGCCCGGGTCGTCATGTCCTCGTCGAAGGCGGGTAGGTCGGCCAGCGTTTCGGCCAAATCACCGAATCCGTTGTCCACCACGGCCATCAGCAGTCCATCGAGGTCGCCGAAGTGGTACTGAACGACACCCCATGTCACCCCGGCCCGGCCGGTGATGTGCCGGACACTGGGCGGGGTGAACCCTTCGTCCAGGATGCAGCGCACCGTTTCGGCGATGACTGCCTCACGGGTGCGTTCGGCACGAGCCTGGCTTCCGGTGGCAGGCCGACGACGTGCGGTCATGGTCGCGATATCACCACATCACCCCGCGGAGGTGATCCAGCGGGCGCAGGTCATGGGCGGCCAGGATGCCGCTGGGCGCGGAGCACGCCACGTCGATCGCGTTGATGGCGCGCGCGGCCGTGGCGATCACGCCGCCCTCGTTGTGGTCGACGCCTGACCCACCGACGTGGGTGTTGATCTCGACGCCGGGGCTCCCCTCGACGACAACGCGGTGCACACCGGGGTGGCCGTCTGGCGGGTACGGCCATTCCGGGGCGGCCACCTCGGTCAATCTGTTGACATGTTCCATCGTGATGACCGCCGCGCCGTCGCGTATCCCCTCGACACCAAACCGGACCGCCGCCACCTGCCCGGGGTCGACGTTCATCATGGTGCACTCGATGGGTACGGCGGTGACCCAGGGCTCCCAACGCTCACGCACCTCGTCGAGTGTCACTCCCAGGTCGTCAGCCAGGCTGCGAACTTGCGCACCCCACATCGAGGCCAGCACACCGGGCAGGGACATCACCGGCCGGTGATCGGCGGGCGTGCCGAAACCGAAACTGGCACCGGTGAATTCGGCGTCGTCATAGGACCCGTAGTCAAAGACCTCCTGCACCGTGATCGCGGTGGCGCGCGCTGCCAGGCTCAGCGCGGCGTAGACCAGCGTGTCCCCGGAGAAACCCGGGTCGATCCCGTTGATGTACAGCGTGGAATTCCCGGCGGCACAGGCGTGCCGCAGTGGTCCGCTCAACCACTCCTCGGCCTGATCGGGTGCGACCATCCACACGAAGGAGGTACCGACGACGTTGGTACCGGCCCGCAGAAAGCGGGTGATGTCGGACAGTGCCTCGGTTGGGCGGGTTTCGGCTTGCGATGTGTAGACGACGCAGTCGGCGTTCAGGCCGACCAGTTGATCGATGTCGTCCGTGGCAATCACCCCGGTCGCTCCGTCGATGCCGCACAATTCTGCCGCGTCGCGCCCGATCTTGCCGGGGCTGGACGCATGCACCCCGACGAGCTCGAGGTCGGGGCGCTCGATGAGGCTGCGTAGTGCGTGCCGGCCCACGTTGCCGGTGGAGAACTGGATGACACGACGGGACAAGGGATCTCCTCAGAGCAGGTCGGTGATGGTCTTGAGGCCCGCCTCGTAGAGGACGCCGGGCAGCATGCCACCGTCGATCTCAATGGTGGTTCCGTTGATGAAATCGGCTGCTCCGGAGGCGAGAAACACGCACGTGCGGCCGACCTCGGCCGGCTCTCCGCCCCGCTTCATGGGGACGGCGCCGAAGTACTTCGAGCCCGTCGGATCGTCCTTGGGCAGGACGAAGGACCGGAAGTTCTCGGTGATCGTCGGCCCGAGCGCGACACAGTTGACCCGCGCCTTGGGGCCCCACTCCTCGGCCAGCGAGCGGGTCAGTTGGTTGAGGCCAGATTTGGCCGCACCGTAGGACACCAAGGTCGGGGAACCGGCCGGGTGCCCCGCCCCGCTGGAGACATTGATGATGCACCCGGTGCCGTCCTGGGTCTTCATCTCACGAAACACGCGGACCGCGAACCACAGTGGACTGATCAGGTTCATCTGGACGGCGAACGCGTGGAACAGCGCGGTGCGCTCGAAGTCGTCGCCGGAGGACGGCGCACCCTGGATCCGCGACACCAGGGCTGGAATGTCTTCGGCGTGCGGGGCAGGAACGGTGCCACCGGCGTTGTTGATCAGAATGTCGATGCGGCCGTAGGTGTCGGCCACCTGCTGCACGAATGCATCGATCGCGCGGTAATCACCTTGGTCACAGACCAATTGGGCAGCGCGATCCCGCCAACCGTCCTCGATTCCCGGAATCTGCGGCAGCGCCGATCGCGAGCACCCGACGACGGTTGCCCCGGCGCGAAGCAGTTCATGCGCGATGCCCACGCCCACACCGCGGCTGGTTCCGGTGACGACGGCGACTTTGCCTTCGAGTGATGCCACGAACTAGAAAATTACACGTTTAATGTTTTGGCGGCAATGGTGCGCTATCTGCCGTTGACCAGCAGCGCCGCTTCCTGCGGGGTGAGCAAGCGTTCCTGCTTGGCGGGATACCGCCGGCTCTTGATGGGGCACCGGATCAGCGAGAGGGCGATCCGTGCGGGTCGCGCGTCAACGGTTCGGCTGATGTACATGACGGCTCCTTACACCCCGGGCAGCATCGGGTAGGCGCCGGTGGGTTGTTCAACGGTGCCGACCGGTTGTCGAACAGCGGCGCCCGGCCCGCCGAAGCTCGGCGAAGTACCGCCGCCACCGGTCAGTATCGACAACAGGGACGCGTAGTCGTCGATGGCATTGACCAACGCGCCGGGGTCGAACGGCACCGCGGGTGCCTGATCATCGGACGGCAGCGGTGCCCGGGGCGTGGCGGCCGCCAGACCGCTGCTCACCGTCACTGCCGCCAGCGCGCCGGCGATGCTCAGCGCCGTATACCCGAACAATCGGCCGAAGGTGGTGTGCGCTGTCATGGTGTTCTCCCCGATCTGACGTGGCGTGCATCAGTGCACTTGTGTCACTCGGGCAACACTGGTCCGCAATGGTCACATTCAGGCCACGGCACCATCACAAATCGCACGCTATGGCGTGGCTTTACCTTTGCCCGCAACCTGCTGTGAGAAGGTGCCGCGCTCCGCGAGGTCAGTTGTCGTTCAATCCCAAGGCGCGGGTCATCGTGAAGAACAGGTCGGTCTGATCCGTCAGCCCGACGACGTTGGCCGCACTCGGACCGTAGGCCGCGATGCGCAACTGGGATCCGGTGTGGCCCTGGTCCATGGCGTCGAGGTTGTCCGACGTGCCGTAGGAGATGGTCAGGTCCTGTCCGTCCTTGCTGTGGAGCACGCGGGTCAGACCCGGGTAGATGGCGTCGCGGGTGACCTCGAACGGCAGCTTGGCCTCGGCCGCGGCATCGCGGACGTCGTCAAGGTTGATGGTCTCGACGATCTGGCTGCTGTGGGCATGATCGGCGGTGACGATGACCAGGGTGTCCTTGTTCTCCTTGGCGAAGTCGAGAGCCACCTTGGCGGCCTCGTCGAGGTCGACGGTCTCGCCGATCTGCCCGCAGGGGTTGGCGGCATGGTCCTGCTTGTCGATCGAGGCTCCCTCGATTTG from Mycobacterium sp. DL440 includes the following:
- a CDS encoding FAD-dependent monooxygenase is translated as MTGLRVAIVGAGIGGLTAAIAMRANGIDATVYEQAHELKALGAGVSIATNGSRILTRLGVGDALAAIAGPVTHYQFRTWQAEPIAGEPSTLGFGDPASTWCLHRGEFQRALADALPAGALRLGRSCVGATEHRDGVRVEFSDGTTVDADLLVGADGIHSRLQGKVTPAAAPVSEGIMAYRGLIPADRLRGVADMTASSMWLGPRQSFLAYPVSAGELLNIVAFVPTNLTIAESWTAPGEVAELATAYHGWDPRVPAIIDAMDSTFRWGIYDREPLDRWATERITLLGDSAHAVTPHLGQGANQAIEDAMTLAVLLRGAKPGEISARLRRYEDLRMDRTGHVRRQARHAGRIYRSTDLTPRAQADQLHAILDSVAINTYDAERVAENAGLAA
- a CDS encoding RND family transporter, whose amino-acid sequence is MADSRAPHTGVARWIRRLAIPVIVGWIALLAFLSVTVPPLEVVGQMRSVSMSPDEAPSVIAMKRVGKVFDEFHSDSSAMIVLEAQGDGAKLDADAHRFYNDMVDRLEADKKHVEHVQDFWGDPLTEAGAQSNDGKAAYVQVYLAGNMGELLANESVEAVQKLIAELSPPPGLKVYVTGPTALAADQQISGDRSVKIIEGVTFLVIITMLLLVYRSIITVLLVLAMVVIELSVARGFVAFLGYHNLIGLSTFATQLLVTLAIAAATDYAIFLIGRYQEARSVGEDREQAYYTMFHGTAHVVLGSGMTIAGATLCLHFTRLPYFQTLGIPMAVGMTVTVLAALTLGPAVITVASRFGKVLEPKRAMRIRFWRRLGAFVVRWPGPVLLGTILLSLVGLLTLPGYRTNYNDRNYLPTDLPAQEGYAAADRHFSAAKMNPELLLIETDHDVRNSADFLVIDRIAKKIFEVPGVGSVQAITRPQGEPLEFSTIPAQMSMGGVMQTMNRKYLTDRADDMLLQADEMQKTINTMDQMITLMVEMSSITHNMVGKMDTMVVDVKELRDHISDFDDFLRPLRNYLYWEPHCYDIPVCWSMRSVFDGLDGVDALTDSIQELMPDMHRLDALMPQMATMMQPQIETMRTMKTMMLTMYQTQKGLQDQMAAMQDNQTAMGTAFNDSKNDDTFYLPPEIFNNADFKRGMKSFISPDGKAVRFIISHEGDPLTPEGIGLIDGIKLAAKEAMKNTPFEGSKIYMGGTASAFKDMQEGNNYDLIIAGISAMCLIFIIMLIITRSLVAAAVIVGTVLVSLGTSFGLSVLVWQHLLGIELHFMVMAMAVIVLLAVGADYNLLLVARLKEELPAGINTGIIRAMGGSGSVVTAAGLVFAFTMMSMVVSEMIVVAQVGSTIGLGLLFDTLVIRSFMTPSIAALMGRWFWWPQLVRQRPARGVVARAMERTGR
- a CDS encoding N(5)-(carboxyethyl)ornithine synthase, whose protein sequence is MTRSTEAKQLSLGVLAHSRKPNERRLPIHPAHFSRIDPPMRQRIFLERGYGEEFGATDDVLAELVGGIRTREEIIADCDIILLPKVQAEDLAELRVGQVVWGWPHCVQDAALTQIAIDRRLTLIAFEAMNHWQADGGFGLHVFHKNNELAGYCSVLHAMQLAGITGSYGRRLRAAVIGFGATARGAVTALNAHGVDDVHVLTNREVAAVGSPIHSTQIVQMGRDKETPERTWADTPADGVVPVARFLAENDIVVNCVLQDPNAPLIFVTEDDLPMFSPGSLLVDVSCDAGMGFSWARPSSFTDPVCMVANDVYYYAVDHSPSYLWNSATWEISEALMPHIETVLDGPAAWDADNTISRAIEIREGTVRNPDILKFQHRQDAYPHHVFR
- a CDS encoding SDR family NAD(P)-dependent oxidoreductase; the encoded protein is MASLEGKVAVVTGTSRGVGVGIAHELLRAGATVVGCSRSALPQIPGIEDGWRDRAAQLVCDQGDYRAIDAFVQQVADTYGRIDILINNAGGTVPAPHAEDIPALVSRIQGAPSSGDDFERTALFHAFAVQMNLISPLWFAVRVFREMKTQDGTGCIINVSSGAGHPAGSPTLVSYGAAKSGLNQLTRSLAEEWGPKARVNCVALGPTITENFRSFVLPKDDPTGSKYFGAVPMKRGGEPAEVGRTCVFLASGAADFINGTTIEIDGGMLPGVLYEAGLKTITDLL
- a CDS encoding TetR/AcrR family transcriptional regulator translates to MPRTADPAKREELLKGVVGYLEQHGIGEMSLAPMALALGTSKRMLLYYFGDRAQLLVQALDASRPQLGEMFSGVTNPGEFVDSAQKLWRALTRGGDRRNVRLLLQVLSLAITDPETYGEAARTAVEVMIAPISEALSAIGYGPDDARARATLVVSGLRGLCQDGLVTTDRARVDAAADLLITAAVTEPVS
- a CDS encoding dihydrodipicolinate reductase, giving the protein MSRRVIQFSTGNVGRHALRSLIERPDLELVGVHASSPGKIGRDAAELCGIDGATGVIATDDIDQLVGLNADCVVYTSQAETRPTEALSDITRFLRAGTNVVGTSFVWMVAPDQAEEWLSGPLRHACAAGNSTLYINGIDPGFSGDTLVYAALSLAARATAITVQEVFDYGSYDDAEFTGASFGFGTPADHRPVMSLPGVLASMWGAQVRSLADDLGVTLDEVRERWEPWVTAVPIECTMMNVDPGQVAAVRFGVEGIRDGAAVITMEHVNRLTEVAAPEWPYPPDGHPGVHRVVVEGSPGVEINTHVGGSGVDHNEGGVIATAARAINAIDVACSAPSGILAAHDLRPLDHLRGVMW
- a CDS encoding TetR/AcrR family transcriptional regulator; its protein translation is MTARRRPATGSQARAERTREAVIAETVRCILDEGFTPPSVRHITGRAGVTWGVVQYHFGDLDGLLMAVVDNGFGDLAETLADLPAFDEDMTTRARTAVIVDIVWRAFSSPVSMAALEILISTRGMRDSSANTHLAELMEHLNRLGSYLAEGLSAPQGAGIGNLIWATLRGLVVAQMVWPTPIDSSRELETLADVLAAYIEAERRT